In a genomic window of Physeter macrocephalus isolate SW-GA chromosome 14, ASM283717v5, whole genome shotgun sequence:
- the LOC102993871 gene encoding ATP synthase subunit g, mitochondrial-like, whose product MGNSEDGTSRDWAESARRAFRLRTRAQFVRNLAEKAPALVSAAVTYSKPRLATFWHYAKAELVPPTPAEIPTAIQSLKKIINSAQTGSFKQLTVKEALLNGLVATEVWMWFYVGEIIGKRGIIGYNV is encoded by the coding sequence AGTCGGCGCGACGGGCTTTCCGTCTTAGAACCAGGGCCCAGTTTGTCCGTAACCTCGCGGAGAAGGCCCCGGCGCTGGTCAGCGCTGCTGTGACTTACTCGAAGCCTCGATTGGCCACATTTTGGCACTATGCCAAGGCTGAGCTGGTTCCTCCAACCCCTGCTGAGATCCCTACAGCTATTCAGagcttgaaaaaaattatcaatagtGCTCAAACTGGTAGCTTCAAACAGCTTACAGTTAAGGAAGCTCTACTGAATGGTTTGGTGGCCACTGAGGTGTGGATGTGGTTTTATGTTGGCGAGATCATAGGCAAGCGTGGCATCATTGGCTATAATGTTTGA